GCATGGAATCGCCAGCTTCCAGTCGCCCCAATAGACATTGGGTTCCATCGCCTTCCCGGCGGCTTGGGAAGGTGAATTCACCCTTCTACACTGTCCGGGCTTGCCACACTCCACAGCCCGCATACTGGAGACCGAAAGCCCCGGACACACCGCCATGACGCAGACTCCCGACCTGCCCACCGACCTCGACACCATGCTGTGTTTCAACCTGTACGTGGCGTCGCGCAGCGTGGTGATGGCCTACCGTCCCCTCCTCGAACCGCTGGGGCTGACGTACCCGCAGTACCTCGTGATGCTGGCCCTCTGGACTACACCGCATCCGCCGACCGTCAAGGCGCTGGGCGAGACGCTGCGGCTCGACTCGGGCACCCTCTCGCCCCTGCTCAAGCGGTTGGAGGCCGCCGGGCACCTGAGGCGTCACCGCCGCGCCGCCGACGAGCGCGAGTTGGAGGTCACGCTCACCCCACAGGGCAGGGCTATGCGCGAACAGGCCGCCGATGTGCCCCGCCTCATCGGCGAGCGCGTGGGCCTGAGCGACGAGAGGGCGCGCGAACTGGTGGGGTTATTGCGGGAAGTGATCGGGAATCTGGACGAGGATGAAAAGTAAACGTATTGAATACAACAACTTATCTACGATTTGATACTAACTTCGTAACTTCGAGTCGACCTGCTTGATTAGTCAGATAGCCGAGAAGTCGGCTTACCGAAGACCTCATAAATATCTGTGTCAATCTGTTGTCTGCTTGTCCACCACCATTTATATAAGAAACTCTTTTTGTTCTATTTACAACAATACAAATATTGCCGTTTGTTGTGACACTTCTAGTGTTTATATATCGTTGAAGTACGGGTTCTGCCGAAACATCTTTGTCTATACCAAACACCAGCGGCACAATAAATTGGTATTCATGGGTCCATTTCGATAATCCCTCGACTGCTATAATACCTCTCTTATTAAGATGCGGTTGCAGAAATTTGACTACTTGCTCAGACCTGAGAATTGCTAGTGTACTAGGAACCGTGTCATTGTTATATATTTTCATATTTACACCTCACAGCGGTATGTTCCCGTGCTTCTTGTACGGCCTCGTCTCCGCCTTGTCGCGCAGCATGGCGAAGGTCTGGATCAGGCGGGCGCGGGTGCCTTCCATCGGGATCACGTCGTCGATATAACCTTTGGCGGCGGCGACGTAGGGGTTGTCGAAGGTCTCCTTGTACTGCCTGATCTTCTCGGCACGGGTGGCCTCCGGGTCCTCAGAATTCTGGATGTCGCGGCGGTAGACGATGTTGGCGGCCCCCTCCGCACCCATGACGGCGACGGCGGCGGTGGGCCACGCGTACACCACGTCGGCCCCCATATCGCGGCTGTTCATGGCGAGGTACGCCCCGCCGTAGCTCTTGCGGGTGATGAGGGTGACTTTGGGGACGGTCGCCTCCGCGTAGGCGTAGAGCATCTTCGCGCCGTGGCGGATGATGCCCGCGTGCTCCTGCGCCACCCCCGGCAGGAAGCCCGTCACGTCCACCAGCGTCAGGATCGGGACGTTGTAGCAGTCGCAGGTGCGGATAAAGCGCGCGGCCTTGTCCGAGGCGTCGATGTTCAGCGTGCCCGCCATGACCTTCGGGTTGTTGGCGACGATGCCCACGCTCTGCCCATTCAGCCGCGCGAAGCCGCAGAGGATGTTCCTGGCCCAACCCGGCTGGATTTCGAGGAAAGTGCCGTCGTCCACGAGTTCATGGATAACGTCGTGCATCGCGTAGGGGCGGCGCTGGTCGGGCGTGACCAGTTCCAGCAGACGGTCGTTGCGGCGGTCCACGGGGTCGGAGCACTCCCGGACGGGCGGCTGCTCGCGGGCGTTCTGCGGAAGGTAGCCGAGCAGGTCGCGGATGCCCGCCAGCACGGCCTCGTCCCCGTCGTATTCGAGGTGAGCGACGCCGGACTTGCGGGTATGCACGTCCGCGCCGCCGAGCTGGTCGAAGGTCACGTCCTCGCGGGTGACGGATTTGATGACCTCCGGCCCGGTGATGAACATGTACGACGTGCCCCGGCTCATCACAATGAAGTCAGTCAGGGCGGGCGAGTACACCGCGCCGCCCGCGCAGGGGCCGAGGATGGCGCTGATCTGCGGCACGCTGCCCGAGTAGACCGCGTTGCGGTAGAAGATTTCGCCGTAGCCGCTCAGGGAGTCCACGCCCTCCTGAATGCGCGCCCCCGCCGAGTCGTTCAGGCCGATGACCGGGCAACCCGTCCGCGCGGCGAGGTCCATCACCTTCGTCACCTTGCTGGCGTTCATCTTGCCGAGCGAGCCGCCCAGCACGGTGAAGTCCTGGCTGAAGACGAAGACCTGTCGCCCGTCAATCGTCCCGCGTCCCGTCACCACGCCCTCGCCGGGAGCTTCCACACCCGCCATCAGGCGGTTATGGCCGTGCTCCACGAAGGTGGAGAGTTCGAGGAAGGAGCCGGGGTCGAGGAGTTT
Above is a genomic segment from Deinococcus sp. YIM 134068 containing:
- a CDS encoding MarR family winged helix-turn-helix transcriptional regulator — its product is MTQTPDLPTDLDTMLCFNLYVASRSVVMAYRPLLEPLGLTYPQYLVMLALWTTPHPPTVKALGETLRLDSGTLSPLLKRLEAAGHLRRHRRAADERELEVTLTPQGRAMREQAADVPRLIGERVGLSDERARELVGLLREVIGNLDEDEK
- a CDS encoding acyl-CoA carboxylase subunit beta, producing the protein MTQLGLELQELIATMEGRRARVEAGGGLERQKKQREGGKLTARERIEKLLDPGSFLELSTFVEHGHNRLMAGVEAPGEGVVTGRGTIDGRQVFVFSQDFTVLGGSLGKMNASKVTKVMDLAARTGCPVIGLNDSAGARIQEGVDSLSGYGEIFYRNAVYSGSVPQISAILGPCAGGAVYSPALTDFIVMSRGTSYMFITGPEVIKSVTREDVTFDQLGGADVHTRKSGVAHLEYDGDEAVLAGIRDLLGYLPQNAREQPPVRECSDPVDRRNDRLLELVTPDQRRPYAMHDVIHELVDDGTFLEIQPGWARNILCGFARLNGQSVGIVANNPKVMAGTLNIDASDKAARFIRTCDCYNVPILTLVDVTGFLPGVAQEHAGIIRHGAKMLYAYAEATVPKVTLITRKSYGGAYLAMNSRDMGADVVYAWPTAAVAVMGAEGAANIVYRRDIQNSEDPEATRAEKIRQYKETFDNPYVAAAKGYIDDVIPMEGTRARLIQTFAMLRDKAETRPYKKHGNIPL